Proteins from a single region of Nocardioides anomalus:
- a CDS encoding tryptophan 2,3-dioxygenase family protein, with amino-acid sequence MAQEQTEEQPEEQFVSFGEQGAQLTYGSYLRLPQLLDSQHLESDPPAHDELLFITIHQVYELWFKQLLHEAVAARDAMSAGRVWWAQHLLARVHVIERVLVHQVDVLETMTPQDFLEFRQRLAPASGFQSVQFRELEFLSGAKDPAYVDRFRGITDEENARLRRRLEEPTLWDAFLDVLRQRGLPAGTDEEVSASLRRAAHDRSQYADVWAVSEALLQHDELAANWRARHVTMVERMIGSKSGTGGSSGSTYLRSRLPLRYYPLLWGLRSEL; translated from the coding sequence ATGGCGCAGGAGCAGACCGAGGAGCAGCCCGAGGAGCAGTTCGTCTCGTTCGGCGAGCAGGGGGCGCAGCTGACCTACGGCAGCTACCTGCGGCTGCCGCAGCTGCTGGACTCCCAGCACCTCGAGTCCGACCCGCCGGCCCACGACGAGCTGCTGTTCATCACCATCCACCAGGTCTACGAGCTGTGGTTCAAGCAGCTCCTGCACGAGGCCGTGGCCGCCCGCGACGCGATGAGCGCGGGGCGCGTGTGGTGGGCCCAACACCTGCTCGCGCGGGTTCACGTCATCGAGCGGGTGCTCGTCCACCAGGTCGACGTGCTCGAGACCATGACCCCTCAGGACTTCCTGGAGTTCCGCCAGCGGCTGGCGCCGGCCAGCGGCTTCCAGTCGGTGCAGTTCCGCGAGCTGGAGTTCCTGTCCGGCGCCAAGGACCCGGCGTACGTCGACCGCTTCCGCGGGATCACCGACGAGGAGAACGCGCGCCTGCGGCGGCGGCTCGAGGAGCCGACGCTGTGGGACGCGTTCCTCGACGTGCTGCGCCAGCGCGGGCTGCCGGCCGGCACCGACGAGGAGGTCAGCGCGTCGCTGCGGCGGGCCGCGCACGACCGCAGCCAGTACGCCGACGTGTGGGCGGTCAGCGAGGCGCTGCTCCAGCACGACGAGCTCGCCGCCAACTGGCGCGCGCGGCACGTGACGATGGTGGAGCGGATGATCGGCTCCAAGTCCGGGACCGGCGGGTCCAGCGGCTCGACGTACCTGCGCAGCCGGCTGCCGCTGCGCTACTACCCGCTGCTCTGGGGGCTGCGCTCGGAGCTCTGA
- a CDS encoding DUF2505 domain-containing protein, whose protein sequence is MDLRHELSYDAAPARVFAMLADPDFRRAACAAQDVVSADVELERDGEGFRLTVDQVQRTTDLPSFARTFAGETTRAVQREVWLGPDAGSLSIEAPGTPTDVTGTIRLEPSGTGTTEVVELSLKVKVPLLGGRLEKLLAERIRAGMDAEHAVGTAWLEQP, encoded by the coding sequence ATGGACTTGCGCCACGAGCTGTCGTACGACGCTGCGCCGGCGCGGGTCTTCGCGATGCTGGCCGACCCGGACTTCCGCCGGGCGGCGTGTGCGGCGCAGGACGTGGTCTCCGCCGACGTCGAGCTCGAGCGCGACGGCGAGGGGTTCCGCCTCACCGTGGACCAGGTCCAGCGCACGACCGACCTGCCGTCGTTCGCCCGGACCTTCGCCGGCGAGACGACCCGGGCCGTCCAGCGCGAGGTGTGGCTCGGTCCCGACGCCGGGAGCCTGAGCATCGAGGCGCCCGGCACACCCACCGACGTGACCGGCACCATCCGGCTCGAGCCGTCCGGCACCGGCACGACCGAGGTGGTCGAGCTGAGCCTCAAGGTCAAGGTGCCGCTCCTCGGCGGCCGGTTGGAGAAGCTGCTGGCCGAGCGGATCCGCGCGGGGATGGACGCCGAGCACGCCGTCGGCACCGCCTGGCTCGAGCAGCCCTGA
- a CDS encoding Lrp/AsnC family transcriptional regulator: protein MDDVNLKILRELAADPRLGMSALARRVGMSPPAVTERVQRLTEDGVIGFRLEVDPAALGLPVAAYVRVRPTAGQLSKVAELAQRLPEVSECHRITGEDCFLLKVHAASIAALEETLDRFLLFGQTVSSLVVSTPVQPRPLVPEAVAPD, encoded by the coding sequence GTGGACGACGTCAACCTGAAGATCCTGCGCGAGCTGGCCGCGGACCCGCGGCTGGGGATGTCCGCGCTGGCCCGCCGGGTGGGCATGTCGCCGCCGGCCGTCACCGAGCGGGTGCAGCGCCTCACCGAGGACGGGGTGATCGGGTTCCGGCTCGAGGTGGACCCGGCCGCGCTGGGCCTGCCGGTCGCGGCGTACGTCCGGGTGCGCCCGACGGCCGGCCAGCTGAGCAAGGTGGCCGAGCTGGCCCAGCGGCTGCCCGAGGTCTCGGAGTGCCACCGGATCACCGGCGAGGACTGCTTCCTGCTCAAGGTGCACGCCGCGAGCATCGCGGCGCTGGAGGAGACGCTGGACCGCTTCCTGCTGTTCGGCCAGACCGTCTCCAGCCTGGTCGTGTCCACCCCGGTGCAACCTCGCCCTCTCGTCCCGGAGGCGGTCGCACCGGACTAA
- a CDS encoding EamA family transporter: MRLTRLPPTTYFLTSAVFHYLGPSLAVLLFARVDVLGVAWLRIASAAVVFAVWRRPWRLLSGGSWRLFVALGLVLAAMNSLFYLAVDRLPLSTVGAVEFVGTLVLAALGVRTRRNVLALLLAVAGVALLTQVRLVAEPLGFVFAFANGAGFVLYVVLADRIASPADGSDPMAGIDRLGLAMLVAAVAATSFGLLPALPAFTHPLWLLWGIGVGLCSSVVPYVTDQLAMARLPRATFALMLSLLPAAATAIGFVVLGQVPTGRDLAGIALVVVGLVVHREAQSSERSPQSSG; the protein is encoded by the coding sequence GTGCGCCTGACCCGCCTGCCGCCCACGACGTACTTCCTGACCAGCGCGGTCTTCCACTACCTCGGCCCGTCGCTGGCCGTGCTGCTCTTCGCGCGCGTCGACGTGCTCGGCGTGGCCTGGCTGCGCATCGCCTCCGCCGCCGTGGTCTTCGCCGTGTGGCGCCGGCCCTGGCGGCTGCTGTCGGGCGGGTCGTGGCGGCTGTTCGTCGCCCTCGGTCTGGTCCTGGCCGCGATGAACTCGCTGTTCTACCTCGCCGTCGACCGGCTGCCGCTGTCCACGGTCGGCGCGGTGGAGTTCGTCGGCACCCTCGTGCTGGCCGCGCTCGGCGTGCGCACCCGCCGCAACGTGCTCGCCCTGCTGCTCGCCGTGGCCGGCGTCGCCCTGCTCACCCAGGTGCGCCTGGTGGCCGAGCCGCTCGGCTTCGTGTTCGCCTTCGCCAACGGCGCCGGCTTCGTGCTGTACGTCGTGCTGGCCGACCGGATCGCCAGCCCCGCCGACGGCTCCGACCCGATGGCCGGCATCGACCGCCTCGGTCTGGCCATGCTCGTGGCCGCAGTCGCCGCCACGTCGTTCGGGCTGCTGCCCGCGCTCCCGGCGTTCACCCACCCGCTCTGGCTGCTCTGGGGCATCGGCGTCGGGCTCTGCTCCTCGGTCGTGCCCTACGTGACCGACCAGCTGGCCATGGCCCGGCTGCCGCGCGCGACCTTCGCCCTCATGCTCTCGCTGCTGCCGGCCGCGGCCACCGCGATCGGGTTCGTCGTGCTCGGCCAGGTGCCGACCGGGCGCGATCTCGCCGGGATCGCGCTGGTCGTCGTCGGGCTGGTCGTGCACCGGGAGGCTCAGAGCTCCGAGCGCAGCCCCCAGAGCAGCGGGTAG
- a CDS encoding DUF2505 domain-containing protein produces MTTRVTRELTYDAPAAEVHRMLTTASFRQEVCDRLRVVSATVSVHHDAVATEVVIDQVQRADGLPSIATKLLGDTVHVVQRERWTTPTRADVEVSVPGRPGEMRGTVRLEERGVVTVEVVELDVRVRVPLAGGRLEALVADLLDRALDVEHTTGQNYLSP; encoded by the coding sequence GTGACGACACGGGTGACCCGGGAGCTGACCTACGACGCCCCGGCGGCCGAGGTGCACCGGATGCTGACCACCGCGTCCTTCCGGCAAGAGGTGTGCGACCGGCTCCGCGTGGTGTCGGCGACGGTGTCGGTGCACCACGACGCCGTGGCCACCGAGGTCGTCATCGACCAGGTCCAGCGCGCCGACGGGCTGCCATCCATCGCGACGAAGCTGCTCGGCGACACCGTCCACGTCGTCCAGCGCGAGCGCTGGACCACGCCGACCCGCGCCGACGTCGAGGTGAGCGTGCCCGGCCGGCCCGGCGAGATGCGCGGGACGGTGCGGCTCGAGGAGCGCGGGGTGGTCACGGTCGAGGTCGTCGAGCTGGACGTCCGGGTCCGCGTGCCGCTGGCGGGCGGGCGGCTCGAGGCGCTGGTGGCCGACCTGCTCGACCGCGCGCTCGACGTCGAGCACACGACCGGCCAGAACTACCTGTCGCCCTGA
- a CDS encoding DUF2505 domain-containing protein, with protein MATTLTCELTYDAPLTDVGEMLMDPAFRERVCDAQGATRRTVSVGPDGGGMKVVIDQVQGAEGIPGFARKFVGDEINLVQTERWDDVENGVVEVVIPGKPGQMGGTITLREAGGTTTETVVMEIKVGIPLVGGKIESLIADLLRKALRAENAVGRQHLAG; from the coding sequence ATGGCGACCACGCTGACCTGCGAGCTGACCTACGACGCACCACTGACCGACGTCGGCGAGATGCTCATGGACCCGGCGTTCCGCGAGCGCGTCTGCGACGCCCAGGGCGCGACCCGGCGCACGGTGAGCGTCGGCCCGGACGGCGGTGGCATGAAGGTGGTCATCGACCAGGTCCAAGGCGCCGAGGGCATCCCCGGCTTCGCGCGCAAGTTCGTCGGCGACGAGATCAACCTCGTCCAGACCGAGCGCTGGGACGACGTCGAGAACGGCGTGGTCGAGGTCGTCATCCCCGGCAAGCCCGGCCAGATGGGCGGCACCATCACCCTGCGCGAGGCGGGCGGCACCACGACCGAGACCGTCGTCATGGAGATCAAGGTCGGCATCCCGCTCGTCGGCGGCAAGATCGAGTCGCTCATCGCCGACCTGCTGCGCAAGGCGCTGCGGGCCGAGAACGCCGTCGGGCGCCAGCACCTGGCCGGCTGA